The following coding sequences lie in one Polynucleobacter sp. HIN7 genomic window:
- a CDS encoding YihY family inner membrane protein, whose translation MPLSFPIERWLPLGKELWDRNQHLRLSQVSASLAFTTILSLVPMLTIGSILLSQFPAVINLRNAFQTWLLKNYFPGGISQQVFSYFNQFSAKAKGLTIVGSLGLVITTILTMVVIERAFNEIWRVKERRPFLKKLIIYLAATVIGPILLGLGIYLSGILLGSASGWFPTLSAGFKFISTIIPSVLALIVFALAYRILPYAPVTWRDAFVGAAFVAVAYEITKFGFAYFVTQAAFYKTVYGTFAIVPLMLIWIYITWWLTLAGAVIVANLPTIRQNRQREQAPA comes from the coding sequence ATGCCATTATCTTTTCCGATCGAGCGTTGGTTGCCCTTAGGCAAAGAGCTCTGGGATCGCAATCAACATTTACGCTTGAGCCAGGTGTCGGCTAGCTTGGCCTTCACCACGATTTTGTCCTTGGTACCGATGCTCACCATTGGGTCGATCTTGCTGAGCCAATTCCCGGCCGTGATTAATCTACGTAATGCTTTTCAGACCTGGCTATTAAAAAACTATTTCCCAGGCGGCATCAGCCAACAAGTATTTAGTTACTTTAACCAGTTCTCTGCCAAAGCCAAGGGATTAACGATTGTGGGCTCGCTTGGGCTAGTGATTACGACGATTTTGACCATGGTGGTCATTGAGCGTGCCTTTAATGAGATCTGGAGGGTCAAAGAGCGTCGACCCTTCCTAAAAAAGCTCATCATCTATTTGGCAGCAACCGTGATCGGCCCCATCCTCTTAGGTCTGGGAATTTATCTCAGCGGTATATTGTTAGGTTCTGCTAGTGGCTGGTTCCCCACCTTATCGGCAGGATTTAAATTCATCAGCACGATTATTCCTAGCGTATTGGCACTCATTGTTTTTGCTCTGGCCTACCGAATCCTGCCTTATGCCCCAGTGACCTGGCGTGATGCATTTGTGGGGGCTGCTTTTGTGGCCGTTGCTTACGAGATCACCAAGTTTGGTTTTGCCTATTTCGTGACCCAGGCGGCCTTTTATAAAACCGTTTATGGAACCTTTGCGATCGTGCCCCTCATGTTGATTTGGATCTATATCACCTGGTGGCTTACCCTTGCCGGTGCAGTGATTGTGGCGAACTTGCCAACCATTCGGCAAAACCGTCAGCGGGAACAGGCGCCTGCCTAA
- the aroC gene encoding chorismate synthase: MSGNTLGLLFTVTTFGESHGPAIGAVVDGCPPGMELSVDDIQVDLDRRKPGTSRHVTQRKEEDKVEILSGVFEGKTTGTPICLLIRNTDQRSQDYSEILQTFRPGHADYTYHYKYGFRDPRGGGRSSARLTAPVVAAAAIAKKWLREHYGTQIVAHMSQLGEIAIPFEDAKEIARNPFFAPNASIIPKLEEYMDQLRKAGDSCGAKIEVVAHQVPIGLGEPLFDKLDADIAHVMMGINAVKGVQIGEGFGVVAQKGSAHGDEMHPDGFASNNAGGVLGGISTGQDIRVSIAIKPTSSIMSPKETIDLHGKPATIQTKGRHDPCVGIRAAPIAEAMLALVLMDHALRHRAQCGDVAVSPPAIAGSRST, translated from the coding sequence ATGTCTGGAAATACGTTAGGTCTTCTATTTACTGTAACCACCTTTGGTGAGTCGCACGGTCCTGCAATTGGTGCGGTGGTGGATGGTTGTCCCCCAGGAATGGAACTATCGGTCGATGATATTCAGGTGGATCTGGATCGTCGCAAGCCAGGTACCTCGCGCCATGTAACCCAACGCAAAGAAGAGGACAAGGTCGAGATTTTGTCTGGCGTCTTTGAAGGCAAAACCACGGGTACCCCCATTTGTTTGTTGATTCGCAATACCGATCAACGCAGCCAAGATTACAGCGAGATTTTGCAGACCTTTCGTCCAGGTCACGCTGATTACACCTATCACTATAAATATGGCTTTCGAGACCCGCGCGGTGGCGGGCGCTCCTCAGCACGTTTAACCGCCCCCGTGGTTGCAGCCGCAGCAATCGCAAAAAAATGGTTGCGGGAACACTACGGTACTCAAATCGTGGCACATATGAGCCAACTGGGTGAAATTGCCATTCCATTCGAAGATGCAAAAGAAATTGCTCGCAATCCATTCTTTGCCCCGAATGCCAGCATCATTCCGAAGCTCGAAGAGTATATGGATCAACTCCGTAAAGCCGGGGATTCGTGTGGAGCCAAAATTGAGGTTGTGGCTCACCAAGTACCCATTGGTTTGGGCGAGCCGCTTTTTGATAAGTTAGACGCCGATATTGCCCATGTGATGATGGGTATTAATGCCGTTAAGGGCGTGCAGATTGGCGAAGGATTTGGGGTGGTGGCCCAAAAGGGGAGTGCACACGGTGACGAGATGCATCCGGATGGCTTTGCTAGTAATAATGCCGGTGGTGTTCTGGGTGGTATTAGTACTGGGCAAGATATTCGTGTATCAATTGCGATCAAGCCAACCTCAAGCATCATGAGTCCCAAAGAGACCATTGACTTGCACGGTAAGCCCGCAACGATTCAGACCAAAGGGCGTCATGATCCCTGCGTCGGAATTCGTGCTGCGCCAATTGCTGAAGCGATGTTGGCATTGGTGCTGATGGATCATGCCTTGCGTCATCGTGCTCAGTGCGGTGATGTCGCGGTAAGCCCCCCCGCTATTGCTGGCTCTCGTAGCACTTAA
- a CDS encoding histidine phosphatase family protein translates to MIRILVALWAWLVFMPLANANLLSELQSGSSLIIMRHADAPGIGDPPGYRIGDCSTQRNLGEYGRQQAKEIGTWLSKQGISEARMFSSPWCRCLDTAVLLNKGPVTTERSLGSFFNEMSESGKQTRELEAFVRQQLSKSNKLPLILVTHQVNTYAYTGMSVGVGQMLLVKVNSQGKAISSRALN, encoded by the coding sequence TTGATCCGAATCCTTGTTGCACTCTGGGCGTGGCTGGTGTTCATGCCATTGGCAAATGCCAACCTGCTCTCTGAACTTCAATCAGGCTCAAGTCTCATCATCATGCGTCATGCCGATGCCCCTGGGATCGGCGATCCCCCAGGTTATCGCATTGGCGATTGTTCGACCCAGCGTAATCTGGGTGAGTATGGACGTCAGCAAGCCAAAGAGATTGGTACATGGCTAAGTAAGCAAGGCATTAGTGAGGCTCGTATGTTCAGTAGCCCCTGGTGCCGCTGTCTCGATACGGCAGTGTTACTTAATAAAGGTCCAGTTACAACGGAGCGTTCACTCGGTTCCTTCTTTAATGAAATGAGCGAGAGCGGCAAACAGACTAGAGAGCTTGAGGCATTTGTGCGACAGCAACTTTCTAAATCCAATAAGTTACCGCTGATTTTGGTGACCCATCAGGTCAATACCTATGCCTATACAGGTATGTCAGTTGGCGTAGGTCAAATGCTGCTTGTGAAAGTGAATTCCCAAGGCAAAGCCATTAGTAGCCGCGCGCTTAACTAA
- a CDS encoding DUF2069 domain-containing protein, with amino-acid sequence MLSGLLKKNKYVLIASAAIVDLIVLCVAWEWIISPLRPGGSWLVLKAVPLIIMLPGVWRANVYTMQWSSMAILIYTTEALTRITEPGWNMWMAILELILSVTVFIALLLYLKPIKAAAKAKAADEAKH; translated from the coding sequence ATGCTGAGTGGATTACTGAAAAAAAATAAGTATGTGCTGATTGCCAGTGCCGCAATCGTTGATTTAATTGTGTTGTGCGTTGCTTGGGAATGGATCATTTCACCGCTGCGTCCCGGGGGCTCATGGTTGGTGCTAAAAGCAGTACCTTTAATCATCATGTTGCCAGGGGTATGGCGCGCGAATGTGTACACCATGCAATGGAGCAGCATGGCGATTCTGATTTACACCACCGAAGCCTTAACCCGGATTACCGAACCCGGTTGGAATATGTGGATGGCCATCCTGGAACTCATCCTATCGGTAACGGTTTTTATTGCCTTACTGTTGTATCTCAAACCCATTAAGGCGGCGGCTAAGGCAAAAGCGGCTGATGAAGCAAAGCACTAG
- a CDS encoding efflux RND transporter permease subunit, which produces MIERIVRFALQQRLLVVVISVCLFFVGLFATKRLSVDAFPDVTNIQVQIATEAPGKSPEEVERFVTIPIELGMTGLPGLVEMRSLNRNGISIVTLVFTDKTSIYFARQLVLERLIEVASRMPDGITPVLAPPTTGLGEVYQYTLEHPSDRDRPLTEDELQERRTIQDWVVRPMLRSIPGVAEINTQGGFAKEYQVLVNPERLRHYGITLQDVYVALARNNANSGGGQLPTYAERYLIRGVGLVAKPEDIGKIILKEVKGTPVYVRNVAEVMIGNEIRQGAIIKNGVTEGVAGIIQMNRGANAREVVNRIKTKVAEINERKLLPEGLQIVPFYDRTDLVNAAMFNVAKVLVEGIILVIVLLFLFLGDVRSSIIVVATLILTPLLTFFVMNRYGISANLMSLGGLAIAIGIMVDGSVVVVENTFAKLGARLKMGESRNRIILEAATEVGKPVLFGVGIIILVFMPLLALEGMEGKMFAPMAITIAIALTISLILSFVLSPVLCSYILKGGSEDDTKIVAKLRKPYNFMLDWSLKHPRLVVKRALIALGASVVLFIFLGKSFIPVMQEGSITPVIVRSANIALDESIKLEFEALKRIMTIPGVEMAVSRLGRGESPADPGQPFESDPIVTLKPLGDRDLSQEEIANQIREKLKTLPGVELVISQPIAARVDEMVSGVRSQVAIKIFGDDIETLIKLGTQISQILSRMKGSTDLRIEQASGQNYLNIKIDRDAIARYGINVADVNDVIETAIGGKQASTVYEGERRFPMVLRYPAPYRDKIDAIENIILLSPNGAQVLMKDLAKIELLDGPPQISRESGKRRLVIGVNVQGRDLGGFVDEAQKKIAQDVKLPEGYTLVWGGQFENMERAMARLMIIIPLTIAAIFFLLFMLFQSIRLAGLIILVLPFASIGGIFGLFITGEYLSVPAAVGFINLWGIAVLNGVVLISFIKQLRDDGMPLHEALIDGCAHRFRPVMMTASVAMLALIPMLFSGGPGSEVTRPLAIVVISGLITSTGLTLLVLPVLYGWFEEKKVEA; this is translated from the coding sequence ATGATTGAGCGTATTGTCCGTTTTGCTCTTCAGCAACGCCTACTGGTGGTGGTGATCTCCGTTTGCTTATTCTTCGTAGGCTTATTTGCTACGAAGCGCTTATCGGTTGATGCCTTCCCTGATGTAACAAATATCCAGGTGCAAATCGCAACCGAGGCCCCTGGTAAATCACCCGAAGAAGTCGAGCGCTTTGTCACCATCCCGATTGAGTTAGGCATGACCGGCTTACCCGGCCTCGTAGAGATGCGTTCGCTCAACCGTAACGGTATTTCCATTGTGACCTTGGTCTTCACGGATAAGACCAGTATCTACTTTGCCCGCCAACTTGTTCTGGAGCGTCTCATTGAGGTTGCGTCCCGTATGCCCGACGGAATCACTCCCGTCTTGGCGCCACCGACCACGGGACTCGGGGAGGTTTATCAGTACACCCTCGAGCATCCGTCTGATCGAGATCGCCCCCTGACTGAGGATGAGCTGCAAGAGCGCCGCACGATCCAGGATTGGGTAGTACGCCCCATGTTGCGCTCGATTCCAGGTGTTGCTGAGATTAATACCCAAGGTGGCTTCGCTAAAGAGTATCAAGTATTGGTTAATCCTGAGCGCTTGCGGCACTATGGGATTACCTTGCAAGATGTGTATGTGGCACTGGCTCGCAATAACGCCAATTCTGGTGGCGGCCAATTACCGACCTATGCAGAGCGGTATTTGATTCGTGGGGTTGGTCTTGTGGCAAAGCCTGAGGACATTGGCAAGATTATTCTGAAAGAAGTGAAGGGCACTCCAGTGTATGTGCGTAACGTTGCCGAGGTCATGATTGGTAATGAGATTCGGCAGGGCGCCATTATTAAAAATGGTGTTACCGAGGGTGTGGCTGGCATTATTCAGATGAACCGTGGTGCGAATGCTCGGGAGGTAGTCAATCGCATTAAGACCAAGGTCGCCGAGATTAACGAGCGCAAGTTATTGCCTGAGGGTTTACAGATTGTTCCGTTCTATGACCGAACCGATCTGGTCAATGCGGCGATGTTCAACGTTGCCAAGGTCTTAGTTGAGGGCATCATCTTGGTAATCGTATTGCTCTTCTTGTTCTTGGGCGATGTGCGTTCATCGATCATTGTGGTGGCCACTCTGATCTTGACCCCGCTACTCACATTTTTTGTGATGAACCGCTATGGCATCTCTGCGAACTTGATGTCCTTGGGTGGTCTCGCAATCGCCATTGGCATTATGGTCGACGGCTCAGTCGTGGTGGTTGAAAACACTTTTGCTAAGTTAGGCGCTCGCCTAAAAATGGGTGAGTCCCGTAACCGTATTATCTTAGAGGCAGCTACCGAGGTCGGTAAACCCGTGCTCTTTGGTGTGGGCATCATCATTTTGGTATTTATGCCCTTACTTGCGCTCGAAGGCATGGAGGGCAAGATGTTTGCTCCGATGGCGATCACGATTGCGATTGCGCTCACTATCTCACTGATCCTATCGTTTGTGCTATCTCCCGTCCTTTGTTCTTACATCCTCAAAGGTGGTAGTGAGGACGATACGAAGATTGTGGCGAAGCTGCGTAAGCCGTATAACTTTATGCTCGATTGGAGCTTAAAACATCCCCGTTTAGTCGTAAAACGCGCTCTGATTGCGCTAGGCGCTAGTGTGGTTCTGTTTATCTTTTTGGGTAAATCATTTATCCCGGTGATGCAAGAGGGTTCTATCACTCCAGTGATTGTGCGTTCGGCCAATATTGCGCTCGATGAGTCGATTAAGTTGGAGTTTGAGGCCCTCAAAAGAATCATGACCATTCCTGGTGTGGAAATGGCGGTATCCCGTTTAGGACGCGGTGAGTCCCCGGCCGACCCTGGTCAACCATTCGAGTCCGATCCGATCGTGACCTTGAAGCCCTTGGGCGATCGAGATCTAAGCCAAGAGGAAATTGCCAATCAAATTCGTGAGAAATTAAAGACCTTGCCCGGTGTGGAGTTGGTGATCTCTCAACCGATTGCAGCCCGTGTTGACGAAATGGTCTCGGGTGTACGTTCACAAGTAGCGATCAAGATCTTTGGTGATGATATCGAGACTCTTATCAAACTAGGTACTCAAATTAGTCAAATCTTATCGCGCATGAAGGGCAGTACTGATCTGCGGATCGAGCAAGCCTCAGGCCAGAACTACCTCAATATCAAGATCGATCGCGATGCGATTGCGCGCTACGGGATCAATGTGGCCGATGTCAACGATGTGATTGAAACCGCAATCGGTGGTAAACAGGCCTCGACAGTCTACGAGGGTGAGCGCCGCTTCCCCATGGTGTTGCGCTATCCAGCCCCTTACCGTGACAAGATCGATGCCATCGAGAACATCATCCTGCTATCGCCTAACGGCGCCCAGGTGCTCATGAAGGATCTGGCGAAGATTGAGTTACTTGATGGTCCACCGCAAATATCGCGCGAGTCCGGTAAGCGTCGCCTCGTGATTGGTGTCAATGTGCAGGGTCGTGATTTGGGTGGTTTTGTCGATGAAGCCCAAAAGAAAATTGCCCAGGATGTGAAATTACCCGAGGGCTATACCCTGGTTTGGGGCGGTCAGTTTGAGAACATGGAGCGCGCCATGGCACGACTCATGATCATCATTCCGCTCACGATTGCCGCGATTTTCTTCTTGCTCTTTATGCTATTCCAATCGATTCGCTTGGCTGGGCTGATTATTTTGGTTCTGCCGTTTGCATCGATTGGAGGTATCTTCGGCCTCTTTATTACCGGCGAGTATTTATCGGTACCCGCCGCAGTCGGATTCATTAATCTTTGGGGTATTGCGGTACTGAACGGCGTGGTGCTGATCTCCTTTATCAAACAATTGCGCGATGACGGCATGCCTTTGCATGAGGCTCTCATTGATGGGTGTGCACATCGCTTTAGACCTGTGATGATGACCGCATCGGTGGCGATGTTGGCCTTGATTCCCATGCTGTTCTCCGGCGGCCCGGGATCGGAGGTCACAAGACCTCTTGCTATTGTGGTTATTTCAGGTCTAATTACTTCAACGGGCTTAACATTATTGGTATTGCCGGTTTTATACGGTTGGTTTGAAGAGAAAAAGGTTGAAGCGTGA
- the wrbA gene encoding NAD(P)H:quinone oxidoreductase has translation MRSSEILVLYYSRYGATEQLARLIGQGIESVPGVGARLRTVPAVSTVCEASEPPVPKDGPPYVEYSDLEECIGLALGSPTRFGNMAAPLKYFLDGSTSQWLGGALQGKPACVFTSTGSLHGGQETTLLSMMIPLFHHGMVLLGLPYSNPELMNTTSGGTPYGVSHLAHADGSAPISADESRLAIAQGKRLAEVALRLHGGK, from the coding sequence ATGCGTTCATCCGAGATCTTGGTGTTGTACTACTCCCGCTACGGCGCGACCGAGCAGCTTGCTCGACTGATTGGCCAAGGAATTGAGAGCGTGCCCGGAGTTGGCGCACGTCTGCGAACGGTGCCTGCAGTGTCAACCGTTTGTGAAGCTAGCGAACCGCCCGTACCGAAGGATGGGCCTCCGTATGTCGAGTACTCTGATTTGGAGGAATGCATTGGTCTAGCACTGGGTTCACCGACCCGCTTTGGCAATATGGCTGCACCGCTCAAGTATTTTTTGGACGGTAGTACCTCGCAATGGTTAGGCGGCGCACTGCAAGGGAAGCCCGCCTGTGTATTTACCAGTACCGGTAGTTTGCATGGCGGTCAGGAAACCACCCTCCTCTCCATGATGATTCCTCTTTTTCATCATGGCATGGTGTTGCTTGGTCTACCCTATAGCAATCCCGAACTCATGAACACCACGAGTGGTGGAACACCGTATGGTGTATCGCACCTTGCCCACGCTGATGGTAGCGCCCCGATTAGTGCAGATGAATCTCGCTTAGCCATTGCCCAAGGTAAGCGTTTGGCTGAAGTCGCTTTACGTCTTCACGGTGGCAAATAA
- a CDS encoding P-II family nitrogen regulator, which translates to MIEIKAVIRPNKLPMVRAALMDTPGFPGMTVTKVEGCSAPNRVEKTTIKDELTDYSAKVRIEIVCNDEVADTIMDRLVQACQTGQVGDGIVWKVNVERAFFIAKNYPNPIS; encoded by the coding sequence GTGATTGAAATAAAGGCAGTGATTCGTCCGAATAAATTACCCATGGTGCGGGCCGCACTGATGGACACCCCCGGTTTTCCTGGAATGACAGTAACAAAAGTCGAGGGTTGCAGCGCACCGAACCGAGTCGAAAAAACCACCATTAAAGATGAGTTAACCGATTACTCAGCAAAAGTTCGGATTGAGATCGTTTGCAATGATGAAGTGGCTGATACGATCATGGATCGCTTAGTCCAAGCGTGCCAGACTGGGCAGGTGGGCGATGGGATTGTCTGGAAGGTGAATGTTGAGCGTGCCTTCTTTATTGCGAAGAACTATCCAAACCCAATTAGTTAA
- a CDS encoding MFS transporter encodes MTASSRWAFGAFFFLYFAYIGLMSPYASLYFSELGFGAIEIAALMSMLQVTRILGPFSWGWLSDYLSNRVGIMRFCGVLAVLCFLVIFYLEQYIPFLIWMFILHTILSSMVPLGEAATVHALFKDNSFDHRYGRLRLWGSIGFIAMVLLAGEVFQWWGIEVFPWLGLGVLIALAIDTFLIREPKIERQPLVRGELRTVLRRVEVRWFLVSAFAMIFGHAALYVFYSLYLADLGYSKSEIGFFWTLGVTAEVMFFYFQSKVMSRYSPTSVLQATFMIAVIRFVLIGYFASTSLLILAQLMHAATFAAHHSASTKLIQGWFSGPLQARGQALFTTVAYGFGGTLGGLCAGWIWDHWGPNQVFGMAAVACALAGVAIAQVKTKQTALHS; translated from the coding sequence ATGACAGCGTCTTCGCGTTGGGCCTTCGGGGCCTTTTTCTTTTTGTACTTCGCCTACATTGGCCTCATGTCGCCGTATGCAAGCTTGTACTTCTCGGAACTGGGGTTTGGGGCAATCGAAATTGCTGCTTTGATGTCGATGTTGCAGGTAACCCGCATCTTGGGGCCGTTCTCTTGGGGATGGCTCTCGGATTATTTATCCAACCGGGTGGGCATCATGCGCTTTTGCGGAGTCCTGGCGGTTCTGTGTTTCTTGGTCATTTTCTATTTGGAGCAGTACATCCCATTTTTAATCTGGATGTTTATTCTGCACACTATTCTCAGTAGCATGGTGCCCTTAGGGGAGGCGGCAACTGTACACGCCTTATTTAAAGATAACTCGTTTGACCATCGCTATGGACGGCTGCGCCTATGGGGATCGATTGGCTTTATTGCCATGGTCTTACTCGCTGGTGAAGTATTTCAATGGTGGGGTATCGAAGTCTTCCCTTGGTTAGGCTTAGGTGTATTAATTGCACTGGCGATCGACACCTTTTTAATTCGAGAGCCTAAGATTGAGCGTCAACCCTTGGTGCGTGGTGAGCTCCGTACGGTATTGCGGCGGGTAGAGGTGCGCTGGTTTTTAGTCTCCGCATTTGCCATGATCTTTGGCCATGCTGCACTCTATGTGTTTTATTCCCTTTACCTTGCAGATCTAGGTTACAGCAAATCCGAGATCGGGTTTTTCTGGACATTGGGAGTGACCGCAGAAGTAATGTTCTTTTATTTTCAAAGTAAGGTCATGTCACGATACTCACCAACGAGTGTGTTGCAAGCAACATTCATGATTGCGGTGATCCGCTTTGTATTAATCGGCTACTTTGCCAGTACTAGTCTATTAATCTTAGCGCAGCTAATGCACGCCGCGACCTTTGCAGCACACCATAGTGCGAGTACCAAATTAATTCAGGGTTGGTTCAGCGGTCCCTTGCAAGCGCGTGGTCAGGCACTCTTTACGACGGTTGCTTATGGTTTTGGTGGAACCTTGGGTGGCTTATGCGCAGGCTGGATTTGGGATCATTGGGGCCCCAATCAAGTGTTTGGTATGGCAGCGGTGGCGTGCGCCTTGGCCGGTGTTGCGATTGCGCAGGTTAAAACCAAACAAACTGCTTTACATTCCTGA
- a CDS encoding FAD-binding oxidoreductase produces MNHSEFISHCQSIVGNAYVLVDPNDQAPYLSDWRNRYHGKALAVLLPKTTEEVAKIVKACDQASISIVPQGGNTSMCGAATPNDSGQQIVLNLKRMNTIREINPSNQTMVVESGCILQTLQEAAKTQGFLFPLSLGAQGSCQIGGNLATNAGGTNVLRYGNARELCLGLEVVTAQGEILHGLRSLRKDNTGFDLRDLYIGSEGCLGIITAAVMKLYPLPVTQWTALVAVPNIPATIELLSLFQKRTAALLTGFEMMSKDSLDLTAKQFPHMKNPLANDPLYTVLVELSDHEGEEHARNLMEQVLESAFEAGIASDAVIASNLSQAQSFWTMREHITMAQAQEGANLKHDISLPISGLDAFITETDRLIRDQFAGVRIINFGHLGDGNLHYNIAPPLGINPSEFNRAHEAAIHDVVYSQVEKHHGSISAEHGIGQLKLPDLEAHRGSVAHQLMRSIKSALDPKNIMNPGKVLP; encoded by the coding sequence ATGAATCACTCCGAATTCATTTCACACTGTCAGTCGATTGTTGGAAATGCTTATGTATTGGTCGACCCCAATGATCAAGCGCCCTATCTGAGTGATTGGCGCAATCGCTATCACGGCAAAGCACTCGCTGTTTTACTTCCCAAAACAACCGAAGAGGTTGCCAAGATCGTCAAAGCGTGCGATCAAGCGTCGATTTCCATTGTTCCGCAAGGCGGCAATACCAGTATGTGCGGAGCGGCAACCCCCAATGACTCGGGCCAGCAAATAGTTTTGAATCTCAAGCGGATGAATACGATCCGTGAAATTAATCCGAGCAACCAAACCATGGTGGTCGAGTCAGGTTGCATTTTGCAAACCTTACAAGAGGCTGCCAAGACACAGGGATTTTTGTTTCCGCTCAGTCTTGGTGCTCAAGGAAGCTGTCAAATTGGTGGCAATCTGGCCACCAATGCGGGTGGTACTAATGTGCTGCGCTATGGCAATGCCCGCGAACTGTGTTTAGGCCTCGAAGTAGTCACTGCCCAAGGTGAGATCCTGCATGGTCTGCGGAGCTTACGCAAGGACAACACCGGATTTGATCTGCGTGATTTATATATTGGTTCCGAGGGGTGTCTTGGCATCATTACCGCCGCGGTGATGAAGCTATATCCCTTGCCAGTGACCCAATGGACTGCTTTAGTAGCTGTCCCAAATATTCCGGCGACGATTGAGTTGCTCAGTCTTTTTCAGAAACGCACTGCCGCCCTACTCACTGGCTTTGAAATGATGTCAAAGGACTCCTTGGACCTCACTGCCAAGCAATTTCCCCACATGAAAAACCCTCTTGCCAATGACCCTCTTTATACGGTCTTAGTCGAGTTATCGGATCATGAAGGTGAAGAACATGCGCGTAACTTGATGGAACAGGTTCTTGAGTCTGCCTTTGAAGCAGGTATTGCGAGTGATGCGGTGATTGCGAGCAATCTCTCGCAAGCCCAATCGTTTTGGACCATGCGTGAGCACATCACGATGGCACAAGCGCAAGAAGGCGCCAATCTAAAACACGATATCTCGCTACCAATCTCAGGTCTTGATGCCTTTATCACTGAGACTGATCGACTGATTCGGGATCAATTTGCTGGGGTGCGTATTATCAATTTTGGGCATTTGGGTGACGGTAATTTGCATTACAACATTGCTCCGCCACTTGGGATAAATCCTAGCGAGTTCAATCGCGCTCATGAAGCAGCCATTCATGATGTGGTCTATTCTCAGGTCGAGAAACACCATGGCTCCATTTCGGCAGAGCATGGCATTGGGCAACTCAAACTCCCCGACCTAGAGGCTCATCGTGGATCGGTGGCGCACCAACTGATGCGCTCTATTAAATCCGCTCTAGACCCCAAGAACATCATGAACCCAGGTAAGGTATTACCTTGA